ctattgagttggtgcccgaggcgggaccaatctcaagtgctccttataggatgtcaccgttagagatgaacgagctaaagtctcagttagaggatttgttgggaaagaattttatacgaccaagtgtctctccatggggtgctccagtgttactggtgaagaagaaggatgggagtatgcggctctgtgtggattacaagcagctgaacaaggttacaataaagaataaataCCCATTGCcaagaattgatgatctcatggatcagttacaaggagctggagttttctccaagattgatttgcgatccggttatcaccagataagggtgaggggcgaggatatccctaagaccgcttttaggactcgttatggtcattacgagtacaccgtaatgtcttttgggttgacgaacgctcctgcggtattcatggattacatgaatagagtattccgtccgtttctggataaattcgttgttgtcttcattgatgacatactaatttattccaagactgaagaagagcatgcggaacacttgaggaccgtgttgcagattctaaaggagaagaaactttacgcaaaactgtctaagtgtgagttttggaagagtgaggtgaagtttttgggtcatgtggtgagtaagaagggaatagcagtagatccaactaaggtggaggcggtgatggattggaaacaaccaaccaccataacagagataaggagttttctgggtttagctggctattacagaaggtttatcaagggtttttcacagatagcgttaccaatgacaaagttaacccgcaaagacactccgtttgtttggactcctgagtgcgaggagagctttcagacattgaagaaaaagttgactactgcacctgtgttagtgttacccgagccgaatgagccatttgaggtgtattgtgatgcctcattgaagggtttagggtgcgtgctgatgcagcatcgtaatgtggtggcgtatgcctcacgacagttgagacctcatgaagttagttaccctacgcacgatttggaactcgctgcggttgtgtttgccttgaaggtgtggaggcattatctctacggggttaagttccaagttttctctgatcataagagcttgaagtacctcttcgatcagaaagagcttaatatgaggcaaaggaggtggatggaattattgaaggactacgactttgagttgcattaccatccgggaaaggcgaatgtagtggcggatgcgttaagtcggaagtcgttatgtgcagcttggatgatgcttcaagaggagaagttgctcaagggattcgagagtcttaaaattggtgctcgagaagtatccggaaccttgtgtttgagtcgattagaaatctcaagtgactttaagtccgaactcctaaaggctcatcaaaatgatgaagcgttatggaaggtgttaccggctattgagcaaggaaaacaatggagagtgtcggaaggaaaagatgggttatggagattcaagggtagaatcattgtgctggatgttggcactttgaggcgagatattttaaaggaggcacacaaaagcggattctccattcacccgggaagtactaagatgtaccatgatttgaaggcgatgttttggtggccgggtatgaagaatgatgtggcggaatatgtatcaaagtgcttaacttgtcaaaaggtaaagattgaacatcaaagaccttccgggatgttgcaacctttagagattccacaatggaagtgggaaagtattgcaatggactttgtgtcgggattgccaaggactagggctggttttgatgctgtttgggtgattgtggaccgactaacgaagtcagctcactttttacccattcggatgacttacacccttgaggagctagcacggttatacataaaggagattgtgagacttcatggtgtacctgctactataatctctgatagagatcctcgtttcacttcaaggttttggggtgcatttcaaaaggcttttggaacccaattaagcttgagcacggcttaccatcctcaaacagatggtcaatctgagaggacgattcAAACACTAGaagatatgttgagagcttgtgttttggaccaaccggcgagttgggatcggtatatgccattagtggagtttgcatacaataatagttatcatgcgagcatcggaatggctccgtatgaggccttgtatgggaggaaatgccAATCTCcactatgttggtatgaagctggagagaaaagcttgttggggccagaaatgatagctgagactactgaacaagtcaagaaaatccgagataggatgcttacggcgcagagtcgtcaaaagagttacgccgatcaaaggcgaaagcccttagaatttgaggaaggggaccatgtttttcttaaggttactccgactacgggagtaggtagggcgattaaggcaaagaagttgaatcctcgatacattggtccatttcagatcctagagaggattggaccggtggcgtatcggatggctctaccacctcatctttcgaacctgcacgacgtgtttcacgtgtcgcagcttcggaagtacgctcctgatgctagccatgtgttggaacccgaatcggttcagttaagggaagatttgacgcttccagtgactccagtcagaattgatgatactagtattaaacggttgcgtggaaaagaggtttcattagtcaaagtggcatggagtcgaggcggcgttgaggaacacacttgggaacttgagtcggagatgcgaacggattacccgcatttattctcaggtaattgcatttgaattttgtgggcaaaattcccaattaggtgggtagaatgtaaaacccggttaattaacggctaattaacccataaatgagaatttattctagaaagcctaaaatgtgatttttatggctaaatatgatagaggagactgagacgagaattttggtaccaattttatagaattcggaccaagattggaccgaacgggccaaaccgggccaaacggacccaaagtgggcccttggcccaacataacttaaccaaaaccctagttttcagcactctctctcctcatttgttacacacacaagctgaaattagaaagaaagggaagaagaacactctctcaagttctctcccttggttgatcttcaaaccaccataacttttgatctagagctccgattgccgctccgtttgcggccacgcgttcaccgcggagagctctacaaaacccatacaaccaatcttgaggtaagccacacttTGGTGTTCGAAACTTCAGCCCCTATTTTCGAGTTtcttgggtgaaatgttgagattttgggttctttgatgttataggacccaactctcttgaaggagaaggttaatcttgtctccttggaccttgggtgtggtaagactctcaaccctagtgtaatttgtggttttatgatgtttgggttttgagatgttgtgtatgggtatgatggttgtggcttaggttgtgtatatgtgaatattggagcttgattggtgactttgaaaagcttggaaagggtttggtggtgaaaaatctgttcttgaaggtgttgaagccttgagagcttgtggataagaggtttggaagtgctccggtggagcttgggaaattcggctaaggtatggtttcggtttcccgtatctaatatgtaatgtggtaggaaatacttaggctagaggccctaagataggcattgaaatgttgatgttgttaaatgattgagatatatgatgtgatcatatatgtgatgatggttattgatgccttggtggtatgatgtatgagaaatatgcatgttgtgatatatgcttgatgattggttatggttgaattgtgggttgaaccatgttgatagtgaatatgatattgattatgtacaatggtgatttattggaattgatgttgttgagaattggcatgaggagtagtatatgatatgtcaatatgtttgagtttgagccacttgggtgaagtgggctaaaatgatgagttagtgatttggtatattgtggttatgtgtcaatgtgtgagttgaggaggcttgatgttgaatttgatacattttgaattgatttcaaagaaaagggatgaaattggcatgttttgattgattttggaaaaagttgaaaatggttgttttgaaaatggcatattgtggttttgtatgaaaatatggtttttgggcttactttgacgggacataacttggactacggatctccgttttgtaccaaatctgtttaaaaaggaaattggatccgggatgtccatgccgttcgaagaacgggtgaaaaacgatttaaaatgaggaagttatgtccgtcggaagattggggtctaaatctgtgaaattctgcagcttttaacttagaaaattcttagcagaatgaccccttgcgcgtgggcgcacctggcgcgtacgcgccgatcttctgAAAAgtaccatccacgcgtacgcgtgatgtgcgcgggcgcgccgattgtgctgcacccaatgcccagccattttccagagagttatgccagaactgtgccggtgttgtgcttggggcacgagaacacccgcgcgtacgcgtaggtgacgcgtgcgcgtcgatgggcaagtttggaatccacgcgttagcgtgcatgacgttTGCGCGTCGAtaagtttttgaggccatccacgcgtgtgcgtggagtgcgcgtatgcgcggccctgttttcatcccaaagttgatttttgagttttaaaagccaaatctcatacttctaagcctccgatctcaccatttatgtcttaaatcattatgacatgcctagctattagaaaggggctagtgaatgaggtaacttgcgagtgaagcaagggaaaaatgaatgatcaatgaggatcaagatgattatgtgagatgcggaggatggtggtggaagtgcttgttatgccatgggccgaaaggctgtaattgtttatgaattggctggttctggattgaaccgtgagccggaatagctgtgtatgctatgagtattggctggttatggaattaaccgtgagccggatggctgatatggatgttgatccatggatgagaattcatgcatgtttatgctgaattattgataattgtgaattgcacttccactatctgaggtacgagtttccctgggtagtagcagtggctagccaccacgtgctccaggttgagactcgaagctctgttaaccctatgtcgtaagtgtggccgggcactgtgaaaggcccggatgagctcgaacccccgtaaatattcaccagtgagggtgatggatatggatcatgtttatgatcaagtttataacgagtataactcgagttggggatgcacgacagagggacagtccaatggttagcgaccaggacttgtcgggttggctctataaccgacaagatgatatcatcggccactagggacaggcattcatcatatgcatactatgtgaattgtttgagattgcctatttgactgcatattacttgttaattgtctaaatgtcttaactgctcctattcgTATATTCcctgtctgatataactgtgtttgatatattatactactgctggtggttgggaggtttgaaggaattggaaagggaagtattagttagactgaagaatctttagtcagatgcccttatacggtttagcttgtttataagctttggtattatctggaggaagttctaggattgcctttggctttcctctattattatgtattatatatgtggaagctgttaccatgctggggacctctggttctcacccatgcggattttgtggttttcagatgcaggacgtgaggtttcccgctgaggcatgctggagacttctggatttgcgaagattcctggTTCTTGGGAactctgtttagtttatatgtttgcttagatacttttatctccattaaataatacaaactgtgatgactcctcttatgggagattttggagaataggttttatgtatttgtgtccctttgggtttcctttggggttttccttattttatcatatgtatatattactatgctcggaccggttatcttcgcagccggattttgagtcttgatattcctgtttttgacactcctttgtatatatataattctcGCGTTGGtctatccttgttcgttacgttatcgatcggagtgatgcgcttttgagttgcggtttttttgtttacccctttttctacaaaggctcctagttataatcaatcattcatactactatacgtactaaatttttattttagaggtcgtaatgcCTTGTCATccctgaattatgacttaagcataagactctgtatggtagggtgttacaataaACAAATGCTAATTGAGTATATTTTCACATGTCACCTAACTATTACGTCCATCGATCAACataaattattacaaaattctaatcatttttataaatataggCAATTATGTACCTGCACTCATATATTCCGAAAACTCTGAAACATGCATGGCTTCCAAATCCAACACTCGCATGAAAGATGGTTCCTCAAACGACACTTCGTTCGTGAGTGCATTTGCCACGTCTGTCACATTTGGAGCCACAGTGTCGTCACTTTGATCTTCATCTCCGTCTGGACCAACAACTTCGTAATTGCTTTCGAACTCTTCTTCACTGTCACTATTATAATATTCTCGTACAATATTCCGGTCGGCCTCAGATTGTTCGAATTCAATGTACAACTTGATGAATGAGATTCGAGCACCACTttcaatatacattgaaaacatCACTTGCATACTCGCTTCGTCCATTACATATTTGGTTTCAAATTGGATGAATCCACCAAACACCggtataaaatatatgatatTTTTCCTAACATCAAAGAATCTATCTTCTCACAAATCACACCTTTGAGCTCTTCAAATGAGATTGTGAAGGGAATAACAACATCTAATggattttcacaaataaatttcactcctttatatttttgtaacaaaatctAACCAAAGTAATACACTTTTAAAAGAACTCTATCATCCATTTCTCTCACTCACCtaaataaaaacagaaatttCACTACCAAAATTTTTTACTTCATATTAGAGAAGAGAGAACACGGgtagaagaaaggagaagaagaagccgagcaagaagaagaagaacacggGATCTGAAATCTTCTTTGCGAGTTACACACTTATATGTATATGTACACATAAATCGGACCCAATGATTACTTTCATCTCATTcaaaaataaatcataataatCAACTCGGACCATGCGATTTGATATacgaatttctaaaaaaaattaaatatctatacaacacggacggtccgatttgtttTGTCGAAGATTCAAATTTTCTCTACCTCCAAATCGGACCTTCCGATTTGATCATCACCTTTTCCATACAAAGAACTCGCATGGTCCGAGTTCTTTACACTGTAACTCAGCAAAAATTGTCCCACACATTGATCTAGCACCCTAGGAACCCATAACCAAGTACAACACAAACGTGGTttccataacaaaaaaaaatgagccAATAATATAATTCATATGTCGTGTTTTTATTTGTCCATATTTTTATCGTATCAGTACATATGAATTTATCATCGTATTAAAATAAACACTCTtaaaatttagtataaaaatattttttattagttaaatatttgataaaaattacttaaattttGTTGGTAATGTAATtcagaatttaaaaaatataaaaatagaaataagaactaaagaaaaagtccaaaaatataTTGGTATAAATATGAGAGTGAACTATCAACCTAGTCTCTGTCTATTCCTTATAATGACAACGCGATCCCTCACCGTAAAAACGTTCCACTTCGGTCCCTATCCTTTACTTTCGTAACCCAACGCGGTTCCTGTGGGTGTTTTTCCGTCAACTCTGAACGGAAAATATTGACGTGTCAGGTTCAAAAATGGACAGGGACCTAATTGtctctaaatttaaattggttATGGGTTTATTTGTCCCTATTCtttaaataacatttttttgaaattttttattcattatattatattcttttttaataaattattgaatatatggtataataagtacaaactaattaataaattattcaaatttaaaaatatcatttattatgaataattctcaaatataatttttaaatatataaataataaatattaaaatttggttaatacattaataataataattctatgatatactattagtattatgatctaaataattttcacaataaaataaaagctAATGAACACATTATTTGatgtatagtaaaaaaattttgagtaataacaaatttaattttttttatctctttaaactaaattaaagagataaaaaaattattttgagtaaaatatatgtaacatttaattaaattttaatatacataaaATTTTAGTTAATCCACGTTATTTTTACATCGATAAATCTTCATGGATCTGTACTTTATGAGAATATGTATTATTAatagattaataatattattgatgtGTTGAGTTTGTTGAGTTTATAAATGGtcttcataatatatatatatatatatatatatatatatatatattatgttttattttatttagtattaataGCATACTCATGGTGTATTTTAgtgtaaaaatattaaatagaattattaatttagtttaaagagagaaaaactcaaaaaaaagttattatatatcaaataatgtgtttattattttttattttattgtgaaAATTATCTAGATTATAATACTAATATTATAtcatagaattattattattaatgcaTCAAccgtattttaatatttattatttatatatttaaaaattatttatttagtttcataataaataatatttttaaatttgaataatttattaattagtttgtaGTTATTATACCAtatattcaataatttattaaaaaaaatattaatataatgaataatttttttaaaaaaatattatttaaagaataGGGACAACTAAATCCCTaaccaatttaaatttaaagacAATTAAGTTTCTATTATTTTTGAATCTGACACATCAGTATTTTTTGTTTAGAATTAACGAAAAAATACTCACAGAAACTACGTTAGATcatgaaaataaaagacaaaaacCAAAGTGAATTATTTTTATAGTGAAAAATCGAATTATcatattaaaaaatagataaaaactGAATTAATAGTTCCCTCAAAATATGACTaacatcaaattaaaaaatattgtgaAAGAGACGAGGAGCACTAAACAAAACTAAAGtgtatatctatttttttttcatttaaatttttggGGCAAAACTTGCGTTTCCTTACTCACGACGTAAAATGAGGGTCCTCTCGTCCGTTTCAGGTACACGCGTCAGCTTTTCATTTGCTTGACAGCATGTCCTTTTTTCCCTCCTTCTGCAGTTTCCTTTttgaacaacaacaacaacactcaTAAGTTTAATTCCAACTGTACCCCTCTATATTCCATCAACTCAGTCCGCGCCATATACTTCAAAAGTGGCAAAATTGTAGTTTCGGAAGCAAGGGTAAACAATGGTAACGCGGGATATACACGAGGAACCGTGAACGCGCTTGTCACGTAAACTATGAAAGCAGTATTAGTACTCTACAGTGTGTAGCACTGACGAaactttctttcttctctctctttctttttcactttctgtGCAATTTTCTTTTACTTTGTTGGCGACTACTTTGTTAGTCTGATAAATAAAAAGTGAGCAAAAGCTAAAGGGGCCACTCACCCATCACACCCCAAATTCTCACCAAATATTGAATCGAATTATTCCTCTGATTCCTTCCTCATCTCTTCATTTGCTTTTATAATTCATCATCCCATTCTCTTTcgcttcttttttctctctttcgTTTCTCTCTGTTTTCATCTCTGCTGCAAAATCATAAACCGGAAATATTAGAGCTCGTCCAATGGGAGCTGTTGTTGACTGTTATCCGCCGCACGCCGGCGAGGTTGCAGTTTTGTCTCTCAACTCGCTTCCCTTAGGTTTCCGATTTCGACCTTCCGACGAGGAGCTTGTTGATTATTATCTGAGACAGAAAATCAACGGAAATGGAGAAGAAGTCTGGGTTATTCGAGAAATCGATGTTTGCAAATGGGAGCCTTGGGACTTGCCAGGTATCAATCATAGATGAAGTTTCTTTGCTTTACTAATTTTCTGCTCATGTTCCCTGTTTCTGAATTTGATGACAATAACGTGATCGtaacttctttttattttgttgcaGATTTGTCGGTGATAAGAAACAAGGATCCGGAGTGGTTCTTCTTCTGTCCACAGGACCGGAAGTATCCAAATGGTCACCGGTTGAACCGAGCAACCAATCATGGGTACTGGAAGGCCACAGGAAAAGATCGTAAGATCAAGTCAGGTTCCACCTTGATTGGGATGAAGAAGACTCTGGTGTTCTACACAGGTCGTGCTCCCAAAGGGAAGAGAACCAATTGGGTCATGCATGAGTACCGCCCCACCCTCAAGGAGCTTGATGGCACCAACCCTGGACAGGTACCTGTACCTATAGTTACAcatgtatatgtatgtatatcaTCTTTTTATGTATGTTGTGATTTACCATTGGATCTTTGTAGAGGTTATTGGGATCTTGTATTTCATTTTATATGTTCAATTTTTTACCACTATTATCATATCCACTGCCTCCTACAGGATATGCTCAAAAATGGTATACACCAAAATCGGCCACCAAACACCGCCACCATCTATTTGTGTATAAAGATGTGTTGTTTAACTTATTTTCAATGtgcattttatattttaacatgtatGTTATACTTGCGGTGATTTTGGTAAATATTTAACATGGTTGGGATATGTTTATTGATTCCTACAAATCTGTTTATTTTCAATGtgcattttatatttttgtaacaGAATGCGTATGTACTCTGCCGATTATTCAAGAAACAAGATGAGAGTCTTGAGGTTTCAAACTGTGATGAGGTGGAACAAACAGATTCGGCTCCCATGGCGGCCAATTACTCCCCTGAAGAAATACAGTCTGATCAGGCTCTGGCTGAAGTATCGCCGTCTCAAGTTACAGATGAGAAGCACCAGGGTGTTATCCCTGAGATCTCTGAGGAAGCGGTTTCCAACGTTATAACCTCTGCTGATTGCCATAGTGACGGATATGATGCTTGTGAAAGGCGAAATCAAGCTTTTGAACTACCTGCTGAGGTTAGATTTGACTGACTCAGTTTGAATATTTTACTGGATCATCATCATGTTCTTTCGGGGGGAAAAAATAAATCCTAAAGTCACAATGGAGAATTCTGACTACCTAGAGGATAATTTAGAGTGATTTCAATGTTCACTTGCTATGAGAATAGCAGTTTATCTTTCAGTTAGGTTTCAGTATACATTACTTTAAAATAATGTTTTTATCacgataaaaaaaattgagtatcTCCACTTCTCTATATGTATGGATTTATTAgtgtgtattttatttattttagtaactGAATTTATGTTTCTGACAGGACATTCCGCCGTTGAATTGGGACATATTCAATGACCCCGAAGACAAGATATTTGATGACAAATTATTCTCCCCAGTCCATAGCCATATTCCACCAGAATTTTACTACCAAGCAAACAATGAGACAAATATTGCAGACATCTTAAATTCTGTCAATTGGGATGAGATCTCCTATGAGGATCCCTATAGTCAAGCACAGAACAACTTTTTTAATAATGTTAAGCAAAGTGTATCAGGTAGCGAACCAGATGCAGGGCTGACCAATATGACAGTGAGTAACAGCTCTTTTGCTATTTATATTTTGGTCATTGTATTGAGTGTGGTTCATCAACCCTGAGCAGCAGCTATATTATTTAGCATTGTTTCTTGAAAATTCTTTATAATTATAGTTCTCTGTATTCTTCAGTGCATACACCCGACGAATGTTGTTTATCCCGAGGAGGCAATTCACAGAAAGGTTGCTTTGGCAACAACTCCGCAATTTTGCAGCACCTTCACGTCTGACTTCAGTGCTGATGAGCAGAAGAGCAGTGTCGCGTTAATTCAAAACAATTCCCAGATGGCTTCTTTTCCGGATGCCAGAACAGGCCAAGTGTATAACGTATTCAATGATTATGAGCAGCCGAGAAACCTTAATACCTATGTTAGTGGTGATACTGGAATCAAGATAAGGACTCGACAAGTGCGAAATGAACAACCAGCAATGATCTTTACAGATCAAGGTAATGCAGCAAGGAGAATCCGATTGTTAAAGCAGTGTGCAAATGTCTCAAACAAGATGGCAGATGATGGGAGTCCTAAACAAGAGCATGATTCAAAACCAATAATTGCAGGGGTAAGAAGCTAATTACGTTTATTTAGATTTGGTTTATATAAAGAATTGTCTGTGCACGTGTTCATGAGATTTGCTTTTTCGCTTTTgtagaacaaaaacaaaacttTCAAAAGTCACACTGCAGATAAGCATGATACTGCTAATGATCTGAATGAACGCCAGGAGAAAACTGAGTCAACTGATAAAAGAAACATGATATCTAAACTTGCAAAAGGAGGTTCTTCCATGTTGGGGTTGAAGGGATTATTGCGCAGAAGGCTTAGTTACATATCAAAGGCCTCCTCCAATTTCAAAATGTGGTCATGTGTTGTTGTGGCTTCTGCCTTTGTATTGGTCTCGTTTCTGTTCTTTGCTAACATATGGGGATATATTAACTTATGAACTTCTAGGAGATCATTCCTTTATGCGTGTAATGTgcctccattttttttttcctttctttttttaggGCCAGTTGTGGAGGCTTTTAGGATTGACTCCTAGATTTGTTGATAACTCTATTATGAGAGAGTATGCGTTTCAATATGTAGCTGTATAATATACTTAGTTGCTTACCTCGCTGGCTAGTAGAATTTAGATCAACACTTGTGCTACTGTTTTCTTCTCTCTTAATTACTTGCTTACTACCTATGAATGCCAAGAAAGTTATTTGTGTAATAATGATGAGAGTTGTTCATGCTCTGATCCAATACTATGGTCCAAATTCAAGTAAGTCAAAAAGGCTCAATCCAAAAGATGGCCTTTACCGTTCACATGACCTTCTCAAAGAGGTTGGATTTAGCTAGCAAATAacacttatttaaataagtaattGTCTTCTCAAATCTCTCACCCACTTCTAGAAGAGGTATCCTAACAACTTTAAGATAAAGAGACGGTTATCCACCATTAGAAGTGGAACTATACCAACGGTGGTTATTAGAtgaccactataaatacactgacacacTCAGGTAAACCTAAGTTCCAATAAATTTGAATCTGCTTAACCCCTTGTTGACTTAGGCATCGAAGTGTCTTTGTAAGTATCACTCCCTATTTTTCTTCAAACTCAACTCGAACGGCAGTTCCCAAACGTAAATCAAGTCGGAGACCACCTTCTT
This sequence is a window from Arachis stenosperma cultivar V10309 chromosome 10, arast.V10309.gnm1.PFL2, whole genome shotgun sequence. Protein-coding genes within it:
- the LOC130955354 gene encoding protein NTM1-like 9; translation: MGAVVDCYPPHAGEVAVLSLNSLPLGFRFRPSDEELVDYYLRQKINGNGEEVWVIREIDVCKWEPWDLPDLSVIRNKDPEWFFFCPQDRKYPNGHRLNRATNHGYWKATGKDRKIKSGSTLIGMKKTLVFYTGRAPKGKRTNWVMHEYRPTLKELDGTNPGQNAYVLCRLFKKQDESLEVSNCDEVEQTDSAPMAANYSPEEIQSDQALAEVSPSQVTDEKHQGVIPEISEEAVSNVITSADCHSDGYDACERRNQAFELPAEDIPPLNWDIFNDPEDKIFDDKLFSPVHSHIPPEFYYQANNETNIADILNSVNWDEISYEDPYSQAQNNFFNNVKQSVSGSEPDAGLTNMTCIHPTNVVYPEEAIHRKVALATTPQFCSTFTSDFSADEQKSSVALIQNNSQMASFPDARTGQVYNVFNDYEQPRNLNTYVSGDTGIKIRTRQVRNEQPAMIFTDQGNAARRIRLLKQCANVSNKMADDGSPKQEHDSKPIIAGNKNKTFKSHTADKHDTANDLNERQEKTESTDKRNMISKLAKGGSSMLGLKGLLRRRLSYISKASSNFKMWSCVVVASAFVLVSFLFFANIWGYINL